A genomic window from Klebsiella quasipneumoniae subsp. quasipneumoniae includes:
- the fumC gene encoding class II fumarate hydratase — MTTHRSEKDSMGAIDVPADKLWGAQTQRSLEHFRISTEKMPGELIYALALTKRAAAKVNQDLALLTAEKAGAIVAAADEVLAGKHPQEFPLAIWQTGSGTQSNMNMNEVLANRASELLGGERGMARKIHPNDDVNKSQSSNDVFPTAMHVAALVALREKLLPSLQALRATLNEKAVAFKDIVKIGRTHLQDATPLTLGQEISGWVAMLDHSLKHLEASQPHLAELALGGTAVGTGLNTHPEYAVRVAAELASLSGQPFVTAPNKFEALATVDALVHAHGALKGLAASLMKIANDVRWLASGPRCGIGEIAIPENEPGSSIMPGKVNPTQCEALTMVCCQVMGNDVAVNIGGASGNFELNVYRPMVIHNFLQSVRLLADGMTSFNEHCAMGIEPNRERITQLLNESLMLVTALNTHIGYDKAAEIAKKAHHEGLTLKASALALGYLTEAEFDSWVRPEQMVGSLATR; from the coding sequence ATGACAACGCATCGCAGTGAAAAAGACTCGATGGGCGCCATCGACGTCCCGGCCGATAAACTCTGGGGCGCCCAGACCCAGCGTTCGCTGGAGCATTTCCGCATCTCGACCGAAAAAATGCCCGGGGAACTGATATATGCCCTCGCGCTGACCAAGCGGGCGGCGGCGAAGGTCAATCAGGATCTTGCCCTGCTGACGGCGGAGAAAGCCGGGGCGATCGTCGCCGCCGCTGACGAAGTGCTGGCCGGAAAACACCCCCAGGAGTTCCCGCTGGCTATCTGGCAGACCGGTTCCGGCACCCAGAGCAATATGAATATGAACGAGGTGCTGGCTAACCGCGCCAGTGAACTGCTCGGCGGTGAGCGGGGGATGGCGCGAAAAATCCACCCCAATGACGATGTCAATAAAAGCCAGAGCTCGAATGATGTGTTCCCCACCGCCATGCACGTCGCGGCGCTGGTCGCCCTGCGGGAAAAATTGCTCCCGTCGCTGCAGGCGCTGCGGGCCACGCTCAACGAAAAAGCGGTGGCCTTCAAGGATATCGTGAAGATCGGTCGCACCCATCTGCAGGACGCCACGCCGCTCACCTTAGGCCAGGAAATCTCCGGCTGGGTGGCGATGCTGGACCATAGCCTGAAGCATCTTGAAGCCAGCCAGCCGCACCTTGCCGAGCTGGCGCTGGGCGGGACGGCGGTGGGGACCGGGCTGAATACGCATCCGGAATATGCCGTCCGGGTGGCGGCCGAGCTGGCCTCGCTCAGCGGACAGCCGTTTGTCACCGCGCCGAATAAATTCGAAGCGCTGGCCACTGTCGATGCCCTGGTCCATGCCCACGGCGCGCTGAAAGGTCTGGCGGCCTCGCTGATGAAAATCGCTAACGATGTCCGCTGGCTGGCCTCCGGGCCGCGCTGCGGGATTGGCGAAATCGCCATCCCGGAAAACGAGCCTGGGTCATCGATTATGCCCGGTAAGGTCAACCCGACGCAGTGCGAGGCCCTGACCATGGTCTGCTGCCAGGTGATGGGTAACGACGTGGCGGTGAATATCGGCGGCGCCTCGGGCAACTTTGAGCTCAACGTCTATCGGCCGATGGTCATTCACAACTTCCTGCAGTCGGTGCGTCTGCTGGCGGACGGCATGACGAGCTTTAACGAGCACTGTGCGATGGGGATTGAGCCGAATCGTGAGCGGATCACCCAGCTGCTCAACGAGTCGCTGATGCTGGTGACCGCGCTGAATACCCATATCGGCTATGATAAAGCGGCGGAGATCGCCAAAAAAGCGCACCATGAGGGGCTGACCCTGAAGGCTTCGGCGCTGGCGCTGGGCTACCTGACGGAAGCCGAATTCGATAGCTGGGTGCGCCCGGAACAGATGGTCGGCAGCCTGGCTACTCGCTAG
- the fumA gene encoding class I fumarate hydratase FumA produces MSNKPFVYQDPFPLKKDDTEYYLFSSDYVSVAEFAGQEVLKVDPQALTLLAQHAFHDASFMLRPAHQQQVADILNDPEASENDKYVALQFLRNSDIAAKGILPTCQDTGTAIIMGKKGQRVWTGGGDEAALAQGVYNTYIQDNLRYSQNAPLDMYKEVNTGTNLPAQIDLYATDGDEYKFLCIAKGGGSANKTYLYQETKALITPAKLKNYLVEKMRTLGTAACPPYHIAFVIGGTSAEATLKTVKLASTKYYDGLPTEGNEHGQAFRDIQLEQELLVEAQNLGLGAQFGGKYFAHDIRVIRLPRHGASCPVGMGVSCSADRNIKAKINRDGIWIEKLESNPGKYIPEHLRQAGEGEAVKVNLNQPMSEILALLSQYPVSTRLSLSGTIIVARDIAHAKLKELIDNGEELPQYVKDHPIYYAGPAKTPDGYASGSLGPTTAGRMDSYVDLLQSHGASKIMLAKGNRSQQVTDACHKHGGFYLGSIGGPAAVLAQQSIRSLECVAYPELGMEAIWKIEVEDFPAFILVDDKGNDFFQQIQTSQCARCVK; encoded by the coding sequence ATGTCGAATAAACCGTTTGTTTACCAGGATCCTTTTCCCCTCAAAAAGGATGACACCGAGTATTATCTCTTCAGCAGTGATTACGTCTCCGTCGCCGAATTTGCCGGCCAGGAAGTGCTAAAAGTTGACCCTCAGGCGCTGACCCTTCTGGCGCAACATGCCTTCCACGACGCCTCCTTTATGCTTCGCCCGGCCCATCAGCAGCAGGTAGCGGATATCCTTAACGACCCGGAAGCCAGCGAAAACGACAAATACGTCGCCCTGCAGTTCCTGCGCAACTCCGATATCGCCGCCAAAGGCATTCTGCCCACCTGCCAGGACACCGGCACCGCCATCATCATGGGTAAAAAAGGCCAGCGCGTCTGGACCGGCGGCGGCGACGAAGCCGCGCTGGCGCAGGGGGTATACAACACCTACATCCAGGACAACCTGCGCTATTCGCAGAACGCCCCGCTGGATATGTATAAAGAGGTCAACACCGGCACCAACCTGCCGGCGCAGATCGACCTCTATGCTACCGATGGCGATGAGTACAAATTCCTCTGTATCGCCAAAGGCGGCGGCTCGGCGAACAAAACCTATCTCTACCAGGAAACCAAAGCGCTGATCACCCCGGCGAAGCTGAAAAACTATCTGGTGGAGAAGATGCGTACCCTTGGTACCGCTGCCTGCCCGCCGTACCACATCGCCTTTGTCATCGGCGGTACCTCGGCGGAAGCGACGCTGAAGACCGTCAAGCTGGCGTCCACCAAATACTACGACGGTCTGCCGACCGAAGGTAATGAGCATGGCCAGGCGTTCCGCGACATTCAGCTGGAGCAGGAGCTGCTGGTGGAGGCGCAAAATCTCGGCCTCGGCGCGCAGTTCGGCGGCAAATACTTCGCCCACGATATCCGGGTGATCCGCCTGCCGCGCCACGGCGCCTCCTGTCCGGTAGGGATGGGGGTTTCCTGTTCCGCCGACCGCAACATCAAAGCCAAAATCAACCGCGACGGCATCTGGATCGAGAAGCTGGAGAGCAATCCGGGGAAATATATCCCTGAGCATCTGCGCCAGGCCGGCGAAGGCGAAGCGGTGAAGGTGAACCTTAACCAGCCGATGAGCGAGATCCTGGCGCTGCTGTCGCAGTACCCGGTCTCCACCCGTCTGTCGCTGAGCGGCACCATTATCGTCGCCCGCGACATCGCCCACGCCAAGCTGAAAGAGCTTATCGATAATGGCGAGGAACTGCCGCAGTACGTGAAAGATCACCCGATCTACTACGCCGGCCCGGCCAAGACGCCGGACGGTTACGCCTCCGGCTCCCTCGGCCCGACTACCGCAGGCCGCATGGACTCTTACGTCGATCTGCTGCAGTCTCACGGCGCGAGTAAGATCATGCTGGCGAAAGGCAACCGCAGCCAGCAGGTCACCGACGCCTGCCATAAGCACGGCGGTTTCTACCTCGGCAGCATCGGCGGCCCGGCGGCGGTACTGGCTCAGCAGAGCATCCGCAGCCTGGAGTGCGTGGCGTATCCGGAGCTGGGGATGGAGGCGATCTGGAAAATCGAAGTGGAAGACTTCCCGGCGTTTATCCTCGTCGATGATAAAGGCAACGACTTCTTCCAGCAGATCCAGACGTCGCAGTGCGCCCGCTGCGTGAAATAA